The Streptomyces sp. RKAG293 genome includes a region encoding these proteins:
- a CDS encoding vWA domain-containing protein, which yields MKYTVRPRALRTVRRCAAVLSIALLAAPALAAAPAQAVPADAAHPTRAEVYQALQLGQEPADYAILVDTSGSMTQDGRYDTVRATLRPFLDGLTPKDHVELITFDSRPQIQYIGSAGDTAAIMSHLPAGPNPQGATDIGAALDKALAELERGNASPVASVVLLTDGQQDPAPGSRYPKSTGPAWTALAQRAAAIGKRAELAGYALPLGTGASGADLLGTVVPDTTELRPENIQDLGGYLARAGDRTRARQAALLLAGDKGKGMTAGWAGDGRADLTDGSATEHLTLRSTTSRVPLTVTGLRASVADASITVSGLPDEVTLQPGTSRTFDVQLRGKLSAGPVPFRRTEDANAVLRLTGRVGSPWEQPLAPDISLGVPREVRVTGAAVPLRATVGSAVLLPALLGGLALALLIGWLVWRRSHRPRLTGTLLLVRALDPQIPERIALAGRGRRLRPTTVGGDGRVRGRRRMTDRGARVDLLIRYTPDGSIARESRATCVPGGHVVINGVRFTHEPAPVTGKVPVGGRAR from the coding sequence GTGAAGTACACCGTCCGACCGCGGGCGCTCCGTACCGTCCGCAGGTGCGCCGCCGTACTCAGCATCGCGTTACTGGCCGCCCCGGCACTGGCGGCGGCGCCGGCCCAGGCCGTGCCGGCCGACGCGGCCCACCCGACCCGGGCGGAGGTCTACCAGGCGCTGCAGCTGGGCCAGGAGCCCGCCGACTACGCGATCCTGGTGGACACGTCGGGGTCGATGACCCAGGACGGCCGCTACGACACGGTCCGTGCCACGCTCCGCCCCTTCCTGGACGGCCTCACGCCCAAGGACCACGTCGAGCTCATCACCTTCGACTCCCGCCCGCAGATCCAGTACATCGGCTCCGCGGGCGACACCGCGGCGATCATGTCCCATCTGCCCGCCGGGCCCAATCCGCAGGGGGCCACCGACATCGGTGCCGCTCTGGACAAGGCGCTCGCCGAGCTGGAACGGGGCAACGCCTCTCCGGTGGCATCCGTCGTCCTGCTCACCGACGGGCAGCAGGACCCGGCCCCGGGCTCGCGCTACCCGAAGTCCACCGGACCGGCCTGGACGGCGCTGGCACAGCGCGCGGCCGCGATCGGCAAACGGGCCGAACTGGCGGGCTACGCACTGCCGCTGGGCACCGGGGCGTCCGGCGCGGACCTGCTCGGGACCGTCGTTCCCGACACCACGGAGCTGCGGCCGGAGAACATCCAGGACCTAGGCGGCTATCTGGCCCGGGCCGGTGACCGGACCCGGGCCCGGCAGGCGGCGCTGCTGCTCGCCGGGGACAAGGGCAAAGGGATGACGGCCGGTTGGGCGGGCGACGGCCGGGCCGACCTCACCGACGGCTCGGCCACCGAGCACCTGACGCTGCGGTCCACCACCAGCCGGGTGCCGCTGACCGTCACCGGGCTGCGGGCGTCCGTCGCGGACGCGTCGATCACGGTCAGCGGGCTGCCGGACGAGGTGACGCTGCAACCGGGCACGTCCCGGACCTTCGACGTGCAACTGCGGGGCAAGCTGTCCGCGGGACCGGTGCCGTTCCGGCGGACCGAGGACGCGAACGCCGTGCTGCGGCTGACCGGGCGGGTCGGTTCGCCCTGGGAGCAGCCGCTCGCCCCCGACATCTCGCTGGGCGTCCCGCGGGAGGTGCGGGTCACCGGGGCGGCGGTGCCGCTGCGGGCCACGGTGGGCTCCGCGGTCCTGCTGCCCGCCCTGCTGGGCGGTCTGGCACTGGCGCTGCTGATCGGCTGGCTGGTGTGGCGGCGGTCGCACCGGCCCCGGCTGACCGGCACGCTGCTGCTGGTCCGGGCGTTGGACCCGCAGATCCCGGAGCGGATAGCGCTGGCCGGGCGCGGCCGGCGGCTGCGGCCGACGACGGTCGGCGGCGACGGCCGGGTGCGGGGCCGGCGGCGGATGACGGACCGGGGCGCGCGGGTCGACCTGCTGATCCGGTACACCCCGGACGGCTCGATCGCCCGGGAGAGCAGGGCCACCTGCGTGCCCGGCGGGCACGTGGTGATCAACGGGGTGCGGTTCACCCACGAGCCGGCGCCGGTGACGGGCAAGGTCCCGGTCGGCGGACGGGCCCGGTGA